TGACCTTGTATGTTGGGATAAAGGGCCACGTAGAGCATGGCCCAGCGcagggtgttggtggtggtCTCTGTACCGGCGATGATGAGCTCTCCCACGCTGTATATCAGGTTTTCTCTGGAGTAGGAGGAGCCAgggtctgctctgctctgctcgagCTCATCCAGGTAGGCGTCTATGTAGTGACGCGGCACCTGCTGCACCCGGCCCTGAGAGAAACGCTCGATGATCTCCAGCAGGAAGTCGTAGACCTTGGCCGCGTTGCGGAACAGCTTCTGGTGCTTTCCGAAGGGAATCACCTCGATCCAGGGGAAGGCGTTGTAGAGAAACGCCCACCCGCTCACGGCCAGCTCCACGTTTTCGCTGAAGATCTGGATCATGTGCTGGAACTGCACGTCGTCGTAAGTGAAGCGCTGGCCGAAGATGATGAGGTTGGTGATGTTGGAAACGGCATTGGTCACAAGATGTTTGGGGTTGAAGGCCTTCCCTTTGTGCTCGTCCATGGCGTCCACGAAGAACATGCATTCCTCCGAGATCTTCCTCTCAAACATCTTCTGGCCACTGCCAAAGTAACGGAAGGAATTGGAGGCCAACTTGCGGTGTTCTATCCACCCTCTGCCATATTTACTATTGAGGAGGCCTACAAGAGTCAAAGAGATTGCCTCTGTTTAGCTGATGTATGAAATGTATTTGAAAGCTACTTGGTGCAATAATGACAAGTAAATATGTCTTATGTAATTACAATTGACTTATGAGAAGGCCTATGGAAGCTTTATGGGGAAGAGTTTCTCACCGCCCATTTTGGTCATCTTTATGAATAAAGGCAAGGATGGTCGATCGGCAAAGACCTCACTCTGATGGTAAAGGCACTCCTTCACTGCATCATACCCGTTCAACACGACAGCCGAAATGCCTCCCAAGTCAAGACTGAAGATCTGAACGAGAAATACTTGTTAATATGTAGTTAATATCACAATAAAATCAATGTATGTTGAAATTATTGTTGTCTTTGTACATTATTTAATTTCTTAAGAGGATCAAACGCCCTTTTATATATGACACAATGTTCATGTTAGGTACGGAGAGTGAGCAAGACTGTTACTGGGGCAGGCTGACTCAGTGCTTCTTGGGCATTCCTCGAAACCCTGGGAACACAGCATAGTTGCAGCCTAGGCTACTCTTTTGTTCCCGAATTTATGTCTGACGCAAAGCACAAGGACATGACTGTCCATCGGCGAAACCTTGATAGACTTTCGTGTTCTGATACCTGTATTGATGTAGGAGCATGCATGCGTGCCTGCGTGCGCCTGCAGATTTCTTTCAGTATGGAAACTATCGCAATACACTTTTTATCTAACGTGATAGGCCTACCATCCCATTTAAACAAACTCACATAGTTGCATAGGCTACTTTGCACCAATAGACGTTGTGATGTCAATTTCAAATGACAAGTTTGGTGTCTTACCGGTCCATGGACAGCACTCTGTTTCCTCAGAAAGACGTGCGGTTCCGTGGCGAGAGACAGAATGTTCCCTATAATAGGAATCGGTGATGGACCAGGAGGGAATCCTTTGGGTCTCCTCTGTCTGAGCAGCTGACGAATCAGCAGAATAAATAGAATAGCAATAAAAAGACTACAACTAAAACTAAAGACAGCATGTTCATACGACACCGGCGCTAGAGTTGGGAATCTAATCGATACCATGGTGTATCAGAAGTTTTCCTCTCTTGTCGAACCTCTCCTGCAAAAAGACGTCTGGCGGCTGCTGGCTATCATCTTGCACAGTTTTTATCCCCCGCCTCTACAAGACAAAGATTGGCTAAAGGTTCCAAAGGGACCATAACGGTGAATGAACTTTACCCACGGCTGATCCTGATCCATCGCTTTCTGTGAATCATATTTCCAATCGATTGTATCCAATTCCTTATCATGTGTGTACATTGTGTCATAGAAAACGACGACTGTGTAAATCCCCGACTGTGTATCATGAGGACGTCTTTAGCTTCAAAATCACGAAGGACTGATGTTATACAACTTTATACATCAAAGTGTATTATGTAAACATTTAAAGTCTTAAAAatgttgtatgtatgtattaaaAATCAAACATACATTTAAGATGGTTTTGCAAAAAATATGTGTGTGGTTGGGCTGTCTGAAAGGAATTAAACTTTGACCTAGTTGAGAGTTGTTTGAGCTAACCCAAGAGGTTAGGTCATGTTTCACATTCCTGACCTGCAGTGATGTGCCTTACATGTCTGTCTGGGTCACACCCCTAAACCTCCATCTGGACTGTGCATAACCTTATAAGTATAATGATTATCATTCATTTTGTAGGATTTTCATTCTTTTATCCTCAATGGTTTTCTCAGTGCAAACACATGATTGCTTAACTTGGGCCCTCGGCAGTTTATAAGGCGCTTTAGCTCAAGGTTTTTGACCCAGAGCTCAATTTGGCTACATTTCTTCTGTCAATCACGATGTTACACGTCACATTCCATCGCAGTCTCTCATGTAGCCTATAGGTGGCagtagagatggagaagagataACGTCCGTCTGTGTTTGAGCTGAGTAGGAAAGCATGTCTGCTGCCTTTGTGGTTGTGGTGAATAACATATCTTAGCTTGCATGAAAGAACTCTGAGGTACAGGGTACTACATTGCAAAGAGTGTggttagtaagtaagtaagtaagtaagtaagtaagtaagtaagaaagactttatttatatagcacatttcatacaagaattgtagctcaaggtgctttacataaaatcaataaaaacaataatacaagtgataaataattcaaacaataataaaaatcccaataagatctctgttcaagagagaaaacaactttaaaaagtaggaaaacccttttgagataaaattacttaaatgcttcggtaaaaaggtaggttttaagctgtcttttaaaaatgtctagagtgttagcttccctaatatttatgggtaatttgttccatagttttggggcgtaattgacgaAGGCCGAACCACCAAGGTTATCGCACGGATATCTACTCCTCTCCCTAAAAGTCACTTATATTCTCTTCTCATTTTTGATGGTAACGGATAGATAAAGCATGGGTCTGAGGTCAATCCAATCCTTATCATTTTTAAGCTGGTCAATTTCCCTTTTAAAGCAAATACAGCACTACAAAAAACGTGTGCTCAGAGAGTAGCCAGCATATAACCCTTTGCACAGAACAATATAGAACATTTGGATTTCTCAAAAATAACAAACCATTATGACCAACTTTATCAAATGGCATCTGTATTGATCCCCAGAGCGGAGAGGAAAGGTTACTttcacgcacacatgcataggACGTCACATCTCCTACCGAGGGCAACCCTGATCTGATTTCCCTCTGTGATCTTCCTATTAATACTGAGAGAGCCTTCTAAAATAAAGGGACCCTTATGTAATGGTGCCCTTATAGCGTAATGGGAATTCAAATCTCAGAGGACTACAAGGTCATCTTTTCAGGGTGGTTGGATGGTGTTTTCGCCGCGTTGCTCTCCTCATTACTGTTGATTCATGTTTACCCTTCCGCTCCTGCTGAGGCAGCTGACAGGTCTTCCAAATGCTGCTAACCAGCCTTTTCAGACCGATCCTAGTCATGCCAATTTGTCATAGCCTCTTAATGAGCACATTTACACCAACAACCTTGTCGTTCCTGGCAATTCTTTAGATGCAGCAACTATTCTGGAAGCAAATCATGCATTCAGCAGCAAAAGTAACTGAATACATGTATGCCTACAGTAGGTCTAAGTCACATGCTGGAAAGGGAGGTGGTCACAGTTGATTCCACCAAATGGTACATCAAGGGCCTGATTGATGATAACGTCTAGAGATTAGATCTAATTTCCTAATGTCTGAACGCACCCGCTTCTCCTCGGAGCGCCAACGTCCGCCTGAGGTAAAATTGCATTTCAGAAGGCAATCAAAGATAAGATGCTCCTAACCAGCAGCCACATTAACCGGACAAGGCACTGACACTTCAAGCGCCCCGGTAATCCCTATGCTACCGCCAACTCCAGGTGTGCAAACCTTCGCCTTGACAGGGTGAAGCACTCACGCTAAGCAGCAAAGCACCAGgttgagtggttgtgttgtaGTGTTAGTACTCCACGCAGCCCGATGGAACCGCATTAGTTCATATGAAACTGCATTCGACTGAAGTGGATTTTTTCCGAAAATAAAATGATTTTCGGGAACTAATATTCTTGCTATTCACCATTAATGAACCACAAATCCGTTTAGATGTTTAAGTTAAATCTATCTCATAACTTCCTCGGTAGATACTGGGCTATCTGCTTCAATTGCCCATGTAGTACAATACATAATGTCACATGTCAAGTGTTTCAATgttcctttcctctccatccAGATAAGGTGAATGATTATCTGTCTGAGGAGATCTCTTACACAAAGTTGATGCAGCGTGAGGGCCCAGGATAAGACCAGACCCAAAAGGTTACTGTATTGACTGGAAAGTTTAAAGCCAGGGATACTTGAGTCACAAGCGTACAAGACAGTTTTCAGACCCATGGTATGGCAtctgtgcacacatacactgtgACTCTTTCTTTTCCGGAAGTTGCCATTCATTATAATCAGACGAGCCTGTTCACCCACACACCCTGTGTTTCCGACGGCTGGGGAGTGCTGAGAGGGATGGACCTCCACTCTGTCCAATTCCCCTGATTTAGAGGCTCCGTCATAGGATCTGCACTCGGTTCAATAGCACTAAAAGGCTCATCCACACTAATGGGGCTCTACTGTGACGCAGGAGCAGACTTCTGGGCGGGATGCTTTACGATGCCTCACCCAATAATGTAAAGTAAGGGGAATCAGATGATGCCCCTGGAACAGCAGTCCAGTAATTGGCTGGGAGGAACTGGCCAGAACATTGTCAGACACACCATTGATTACCTTGGAGGAGGCTAGTTCACTAGGGTGGCAGTGGTATGGAATTCAAAGAGGGATCATTGACTGACAGAGGAAATAGATCAAATGATTGCATCGTGGTGACAAACAAGAAACAAGGTTGATTTATATAATCTTCACAGCAATAGATTATATTGATCTATAGTAATGCATCTTTTCATACAGTAAGATGGTCTCCAGGAGGTACAGAATATTCAGATTTCCCTTGGTAAAAAAACGTACAAAACCACACCTTATTAAACCAAATCCAACACTGAATGAGTGCACATAGAAAAATGATGGGATTACTGCAAACGTCCAAGTTTTATACACAAAAACTACATTGTGGGTCCATTTTGACTAGACTAGACTAATAGTAGTAATAGTAGGCTGTGGACCCTGCATACAAAATTTACTCCACCAAGTCAAAGTAAAGAGGTGTAATGATTGTGTTTGCACAGTAGAGGGCTCTGCCAGCAAATCTAATGTTTGTACTTTTATGAGTTTAATGTCAAAACACCAAGCACTGAACCACATACTTTTGATATATATGTATGGAAAATTCAGAATTCTTACATTGTCTGTTGGTTCGACTATGTTCTATTTTAATGAATGACCTCATGGCAAATTGTGATATGAAATGGAGCAAATGAGCTCTTTTTTGTGAATGGAGCATTTTTGTGACCGTACATTGACGTCATTTGTGTGCTATGTCCTTTACTGGTTTGTTGTAGCCAATGGAGAGATCATCATTGGCTGGCGGATTGAGCTGCACGTTCTGATTGGTCTAAAGGATATGATTAAACACCTACTCATTTCACACAGAACCCCCAGTGGGAGATATATAAACCTCTGCATTGTGGCAGAATGCAACAGATTCACAAGTTGGTCCAAAACTTGAAGTCAACTCATTTCATCTCTCTTCACCAGAAGACCTTTTACCTTTGGTGAGTAGAGGCTTACTTCAACTAATTTGTTCTAGAACATGACGCTCTGTCCTGGGGTGTTGTCACTACTGTAGGGATGTCATCTGAAACTATGGCGGGTCCGTTTGGTGCAAAGATGATTGGAAGGAATTGAATTGGAAGCCATTTACTTGACTTGGGTCACTGGCCCTCAGTGCTTGAACAGTAAAAAGATGCAGTTGATCTGACTTTTCAAGGGTAGATAGAATGATTGTGTTAAGTGTGAGAGGCTGGACTCTGCACCTCATTACACTAATGCACGGAGTTGCTGTGTTGGTCGCTGCCAGGGGCTCCTTAGAAAGATAATATCTCTAACGCTGCCTCTTCCTCCGCCTCACTGTGTCTGCATGGCTAAGCCAAGCCCAGCTTCAGTTCTTCAGGGAGCTGTGGATGGTTAACTGTGACAGTACTGCATGAGCTTGTAGCGCTACTTGTTAGACTCAACAGAGTCGGGAACAAGAGAAAAAAATGATAAAGCTttgggacagaaagagagagagagagcgtaatGGAGTTCAACACTAATGGAGGATGGATGAACCTGGAtgctaagagagagggagagtggcggTTTCAGACAGAAATCAAGTGTAGTAGAACTCCAAACTTGATGTGCGTAATGGGATTTAGAGGATGCTGTTGGTAAATGTGgatgtcagtgtgtgagagtatgtagtGTTAAAGCCCAGTTGGGATGTGTGATGTGTTTCTGCAGGGCACCATGGTGATCCTGaggctctctgctctgctccttgCCTACACCCTGGTCATGTGTCAGATGTACAGCTCACATGCTGCCCCAGCCAGGTGAGCCATGCCGCTTTTCACATACGGAAACACACCGCAAAGTCTCTCACATACTGTGTTAACACAGATATTTGACATATTTTTATGTAATGCTATGTCCAGCCAGCCACAGGTCTGACATCTGATGAAGCAACATTCCCATCCCagcaacattttacattaaattAAGAATTAAGTAAACAAAGTAGATGTGAAATAACTTAAAGGGATGTGATTCCATATTTCTGCCAATAATTGTTTCGTGACGGTGATTAGAAAAATATACCCTAtatatgaaaaataaatatgaaaataaatatGAAATCTAAAAACAAACTCCTTAGGATCCTATGATTAATTACACAAACGCAATAATGgacaaatgtttttattcaaaTTTGTACTTGGTAATTTTCCATTGGTAAATAATCCAATTAAATGAGAGAGTAATGTGTTGAGATGATTGCAACTGCTTATGTCTAATATTTTAAAATGGTTGttatattgaaaatgtttaacATTCCATTTGGAAAGACCTTGGTTACCAGTCTTACTACATTATTGATTTAGTCATAAAGCTAAACTTGGCCACCTGTCAGCTCTTAAAAGGAACACTTTTAGCAAATTGTTTTGAGTTTGGCTTGCATCCCTTAAAGCATGAGGCAATGGCTTTTAGCCTGAGCCAGACTATTTTTAACCCAGTACTGGGCTGGTGCCAGTCTGATCAACCTAATCGACGATGTGTTTCCAGAACCGGTCTGGAGACCATGTCGGAGCGCGTCACGCTAACCGACTATGAGGCCCGGAGGCTTCTCAACGCTATTGTCAAGGAGTTTGTTCAAATGACTTCAGAGGAGCTGGACCAACAAGTCAACACTGATGAAAACAGGTACATCAAATCTCTCACAACCACTTAACTCACATTTTATTTCCCAGGATTCCCAGTGGACACTAAATTATTAATTTCACATTGCCTTTCATGCAATACATGTAACCTCATATTTTTTTGTCAAACAAAGTAAGCGGTGAGCCTCCGATAGTTCCAAGTTGGCTGTTTGTTAAAAGACATCAGGTATCGTCTTAGAaagtgatttaaaaaaaatctattctCTGTCATAATCTACCTTTCATGCATGGATTGCAGTTATATATCATTGAAGCTATTTCCTAAACAAGCCTGCACCGGAATGTTCTGAATTTGAAAAATGTTCATTGATGCAAGAATGTTCGCATGATTTGTACTGCTACAGTACAGGAATGGAAAGCATGACTGAATGCTGAAACAGAACTAAAACAGTTGATAAATAATTGAGGCATGAATTATTGAATTATTATTTCTATTGTATAAAACCTTAAGTTGGTTATAATTCCTTAGTTGAACTTGGTAGCATGGCTTTACTTGGACAAGGTATGACTGCATGAGTAGAGAGTATGCATTGAGAGCATGTGAACGATGTTCTGATCAGGGTGCGACTGCATGGTTACCATGagcctgtctgcatgtctgtgtgtctctctctaacagCCTGGATAGACCCATGTCCAAGCGTTGCTCCAACCTCAGCACCTGCGTGCTGGGGAAACTGTCCCAGGAACTGCACAAACTCCAGACGTACCCACACACCAACGTTGGGGCTGGCACACCTGGCAAGAAGCGCAGCCTGCCTGAACACTATGCAAGCTATGGAGACTCCTTCGATCGCATCTGAGTGgcagtccccctcctcctcctcctccttaactACACCCCCCTCATCCCATCCAGTTTCATCATGATTGAGATTGCTGATGCATGTGGAACTTGCTTGCTTGACTGACTGCCAAAGAACCCTGGTTGCATTTTCTgttgttgaatttatttgacagAGAATTAGATATTAGAAGcagaatatttttattttattttggacAGTTAAATGAATCCAAACTATTAATCCATACTTTCTCCTGTGACTGTGCTTCTTGTTTAATAAACTTATTTTTATACTTGAATTTGTTTTCCCTGTTAcgtatttaaaaagtaaaaacaTTGAACGATAGTTACACTGTCCAAGTGACATAAACACTAAATTAATCTCTCAACTAAGTAAAGGTAAGGTACGGATGCTGTTCACAGAGAATTCATCTGATGTTTTAAGTGctaattatttgtatttctcTATTCAAGCCTTTGACAATGGGACCAGTGTATGTGTCTCCTAAGTCCtgacctctccctttccctccttaTCGCAGTGTGACGGCCCAAAAGCGTGCGTGCAACACGGCCACCTGTGTGACCCACCGCTTAGCTGACTTCCTCAGTCGATCGGGGGGGATGGGCAGCAGCAAGTTTGTCCCCACCAACGTGGGCGCCAAGGCATTCGGACGACGAAGGAGAGACAGCCCAATGTGAAAAGGCATTTCCGGGAATTGGTATGAAAGCTCATTTCCTTCcatttctgtctttgtctctgtcattttccttttttccgcacacacatctctttctttttctttaaaTTTTCCTTGATTAAAGAATATTATTTGGTTGTAATTGATGCACTTTAGAAGAACATAGTTTGGTATGTATACCTCAGATACATTTAGTCTACATTATCTCCTTTTTGTTCCCTCTTATTGTAACAGCACACAAAGTTTTCTCAATACCTAGTATTTCCTTCAGGATAAAATGTTTTACTTGAATTGTGTCTGTCTTGCCAGAAAGTAGGTTAATCTCACCCTTCTCTGCCCCTGTTGTTTACCAGCAGCCTACGACCCCTTTTGTGTGACAATGCTACATTCAGACCCTCCTACAGACACCTGGAAACAAGAATCCTTCTTtgttggaaaaaaaaacttgagaAAAAAAGCAGAAAACAAAGGCAGCCTTCAGACCAGACTTCTCGTGTCCATAGAAATGTTCCCAAAATTCATTATTGCTCTATGACTATGAGAGGAAACAAGCACCTGGCAAACATGACAATGATTAAACAAATATTATAGGAAATGTACGTAATGAGATAATGGAGGGAAAATACAGTTTCCCTGTAGGAGACATTGAGACCAACAAGACTTGTGttggttctcctctcttctcctggccTAGAGCACATGTATGTTTTGTCAGAGGCATGTTCCTCTCTCCCGTATAGGCAGCACACTGCGGTGGAGCGTGGACACCTCGTCAAcatccaccaccccaccccacctccaacCCTTCACCCCTGCCATGGCTGTGTCTTGTGCCTTGATGTAAAACACGTCTTTACATTTCATgattgtacagtatgtttaaaCAGTGCGAGGAAAAATATTACAGAATCTGAATATTGTAATAATTGTGAATTGAAGCaagattaaaatgtattttagataCATATGGCTCAGCGGTGCTTGTTTTATTTGTCTACGACTCTCCAAGAACCGCAGTGATGGATGATATATGACATGTTTAATTtaaagtatatatattttagtCTAAAAACAATAAACAAGATTTAAGTCTGACCGGTGAATTAAGTTTGAAACACTCATATTGTGATTTGAGGAATCCTAATATACTGTGATTGCCGTTGAACTGTGACACAACCCAAACTACGATGCAACTGAAACAACTTTAGCATCCTTTATGCCAGTTTATCTTTACACAGTTAGATCTGCTATCACCTCAGTACTCGATCTTGCTCGATCTCCTATCACTAGAATAGCCTCTCTAAGACTCAAATCCACAGATTGACAAGCGTTCACAAAAGCGTTGTTTGACTTTGTCCACTGTGCCATAAACACACAATTCTTCCTCAATAACGATCCAAAAAGTTTCTCTAAAATGGACACATATTTATTTTAGACATATTCTATTTTAGACATCTATAAACCCCCTATGAAATACTGTTAAAATACACATTGAGACAAATAGCAGCCTAAAATTCTTTTGCTCTTTTTCACTTTGACCGTTTTTTCTCTGCGAAGCAGTCGGGGATTTCTACGTAAAAAAAGCCCCTCTTTCAGCAGcttccagacagacaaacagccaGAGGACACGGACCATATGTTATTGCCTTATTATCTCCACCGTGTATTGTTACAGCCAGCCCGGTCTCCAGGGGCTGGGACAACCCTTCTCTGAGCTTCACGCCTGCTCGTCTTCCTTAATTGACGTGCTGGTTCCCCCCTTGTCTGACCTCTCCTCTATCTGTCTCATCTTTAGCGAGAGGAGGCTCGCATTTGTTGCCTGAAGTATCAATTCTCGTCATCCCCGGGGGAGAGCAGTTTCaggctctcctttctctcttttaatACCAGTGAATTAACTGAATGATGATAGCAGTTGGAAGTGTATCAGCTGGGCTCTTAATCACCCAG
The window above is part of the Osmerus mordax isolate fOsmMor3 chromosome 13, fOsmMor3.pri, whole genome shotgun sequence genome. Proteins encoded here:
- the cyp2r1 gene encoding vitamin D 25-hydroxylase yields the protein MVSIRFPTLAPVSYEHAVFSFSCSLFIAILFILLIRQLLRQRRPKGFPPGPSPIPIIGNILSLATEPHVFLRKQSAVHGPIFSLDLGGISAVVLNGYDAVKECLYHQSEVFADRPSLPLFIKMTKMGGLLNSKYGRGWIEHRKLASNSFRYFGSGQKMFERKISEECMFFVDAMDEHKGKAFNPKHLVTNAVSNITNLIIFGQRFTYDDVQFQHMIQIFSENVELAVSGWAFLYNAFPWIEVIPFGKHQKLFRNAAKVYDFLLEIIERFSQGRVQQVPRHYIDAYLDELEQSRADPGSSYSRENLIYSVGELIIAGTETTTNTLRWAMLYVALYPNIQERLHKEIDTVLGGGRPPSLEDKQNMPYVEAVLHEVLRFCNIVPLGIFRATTQDALVNGYSIPKGTMVISNLYSVNFDEKYWTDPEVFSPQRFLDSKGNFVRREAFLPFSLGRRCCLGEQLARMEMFLFFTTMLQRFHLQFPPGTVPSLTPKLGMTLQPLPYSICAIRRQL
- the calca gene encoding calcitonin/calcitonin-related polypeptide, alpha, with amino-acid sequence MVILRLSALLLAYTLVMCQMYSSHAAPARTGLETMSERVTLTDYEARRLLNAIVKEFVQMTSEELDQQVNTDENSVTAQKRACNTATCVTHRLADFLSRSGGMGSSKFVPTNVGAKAFGRRRRDSPM